From one Papio anubis isolate 15944 chromosome 12, Panubis1.0, whole genome shotgun sequence genomic stretch:
- the OLR136 gene encoding olfactory receptor 136, which yields MKNSNNSSGFLPTTFILVGIPGLEAEHLWVSIPFCLIYIIIFLGNGIILHVIRTDVALHQPMYLFLAMLALAEVGVSASTLPTVLGIFLFGNTEISFETCLLQMFSIHSLSIMESAVLLAMSLDRFVAIYSPLRYTAILTLPRVFGTGAIIVLKSIMLMTPLPILLRRLSFCGHNALSHSYCLHPNLIYLSCGNISVNNIYGIFIVTSTFGLDLLLIVISYGLILHTVLGIATGEGRKKAFNTCGSHICAVLAYYVPMISLSIVHRLRHRVSPLLQAMMASAYLFFPPVVNPIVYSIKTREIRGAIVRMLSEKRPRV from the coding sequence ATGAAAAATTCTAATAACTCTTCAGGGTTTTTACCTACGACATTCATTTTGGTTGGCATCCCAGGGTTGGAGGCAGAGCACCTCTGGGTATCCATCCCCTTCTGCCTGATATACATCATCATTTTCCTTGGGAATGGAATCATTCTTCATGTCATCAGAACAGATGTTGCCCTACATCAACCCATGTACCTCTTTCTTGCCATGTTGGCACTGGCCGAGGTTGGTGTCTCTGCATCCACCCTGCCTACAGTGTTAGGCATATTCCTTTTTGGAAATACTGAAATTAGTTTTGAAACTTGTCTTCTCCAGATGTTCTCCATCCATTCTTTATCTATTATGGAGTCAGCTGTGCTGCTGGCCATGTCTTTGGACCGCTTTGTAGCCATCTACAGCCCACTGCGTTATACAGCTATCCTGACACTGCCCAGGGTCTTTGGCACAGGAGCTATTATCGTACTGAAAAGCATTATGCTCATGACTCCATTGCCCATTCTCTTACGGCGTCTGTCCTTCTGTGGCCACAATGCCCTCTCACATTCCTATTGTCtgcacccaaatcttatctatctatcttgtGGGAACATTTCTGTTAATAATATCTATGGGATTTTCATTGTTACCTCTACTTTTGGGCTGGATTTGTTGCTGATTGTGATCTCCTATGGGCTCATACTCCACACTGTACTGGGTATTGCCACTGGAGAAGGGCGGAAGAAGGCATTCAACACGTGTGGCTCACATATCTGTGCTGTGCTTGCTTACTATGTGCCTATGATTAGCTTGTCTATAGTGCACCGCCTTAGACATCGTGTGTCCCCTCTGCTGCAAGCCATGATGGCCAGTGCCTACCTCTTCTTCCCACCTGTTGTCAATCCTATTGTCTATAGCATTAAGACCAGGGAGATCCGTGGTGCCATTGTCCGAATGCTATCAGAAAAAAGACCCAGAGTGTAG